Below is a genomic region from Oligoflexia bacterium.
AGCCGCAAGGATCATTCCCAGTGACATTCTTCTTAAAGGGGTCATTTTGATTTTAAATACTTTTTCAATCAGTGGATTAACCACATAAGCAAAAAATGGAATGAGCAGCATAACCATTATTGGGTTAAGTGCAGAAATTTGTGAGGCTTCAAATTGAATTCCCAATACATTAAGATCCATTTGTTGAGCCTGAAGTACCCAACTGGAACCATGCTGGTCAAAAAGTGCCCAAAAAGCCGTACAACTAGCAAATACTTTAAAGATATTGATAGCCGCTTTTGCTCCAGCTACTTGCTCTTCAGTATATTTGTTTTTTGCGACATCAAGATAACTTTCGCCTGTTTTACGCTTTGCTTGATTTTTCATTGCATAAAACACGATAGGCATGAGGCCCACATCACCCGTTTTTCCAGTTGGAGGAACAATTACATATTGTTTTCGTCCAAGCCAAAAAACGAAAGTTGCTATGGCCATTAATATTCCAGGAATACCAAAAGCCCAACCTGAACCATATCTAGGTAAAACCCAGGGAATCATCAATGTCGAAAAGAAAGAACCAAAGTTAATAGAAAAATAGAAAATATCAAAAACACCCTTCACCAGATGTTTATTTTTCTCATTAAATTGATCACCCACATGGGCTGAAACGCATGGCTTGATACCACCAGCACCTAGAGCTATGAGAGCCAAACCTGCATAAAGACCCTGTTTTGTTTCCCACATAGCCAAAACTCCATGGCCTACGCAGTAAAGAAGGGAAATATACATAATAGTCTTATATTTGCCCCAAAACCGATCAGATATGTAAGCGCCCAGTAATGGAGTAAGATAACAAGCGCTGACAAATAAATGGTAGGTGGCTTTGGCATCAGCTGCTACGAACATGAGCTGATTGATCATAAAAACAGTAAGAATACTGCGCATTCCATAGAAACTAAAACGCTCTGCAGCTTCGTTTCCGATAATATACTTAATCTGTGGTGGTAGTTTGTCTTGTGTGGCTACGGTTCCCATGGCCCCTCCTCAATGAATACAACAATTCGACACCCCTCAAATGGGGGAATCTCTAGTAAAAGAAGTTTGTGGCTAATGGAACTATATAAAAAAGTCAAAGATTTAAGCTACTTTGTGTTTTACCATTCATAAAAAATACTATATATCAGTACCCATCTAACATTAATTTAAACGCATAATTATCGGGCACCTGTCCCCTCTTTGAACAAGAAAAATTAGGTAAGAGAAAGAAGCAAAAACATGGCTGATAAGATTTCACTTGAGCACGTACGTAATATCGGAATTTCCGCACACATCGACTCTGGAAAGACCACTCTTTCAGAGCGTATTTTGTATTACACCGGAAAAATTCATAAAATTGAAGAAGTTCGAGGAAAATCAGGCGTTGGCGCCAAGATGGATTCCATGGATCTCGAAAGAGAAAAAGGGATTACCATTCAATCAGCCGCTACATATTGTGAGTGGAAAAATACCATCATTAATTTGATCGATACCCCGGGGCACGTTGACTTCACTATCGAAGTTGAGCGAGCGCTTCGCGTTTTAGACGGAGCCATTCTTGTTCTTTGTTCTGTTTCAGGCGTTCAATCTCAATCAATCACCGTTGATCGTCAAATGAAACGCTATAAGGTTCCCCGCATTGCATTTGTTAACAAAATGGACAGAGCCGGTGCAAATCCGTTTCGTGTTACTCAACAACTACGTGAAAAACTAGGCCATAACGCACACATGATCACATTACCAATCGGCGCTGAAGATCAATTTGCGGGCATCATTGATCTTGTTGATATGAAAGCTAATTATTATGATGGCGACAACGGAGAAAATATCCGTATTGAATCCATTCCCGCTGATTATCTTGAACAAGCAATGAAAATGCGAGACGAACTTGTTGCCGAAATGGGAAACTTCGATGACCTTGTAGCCGATAAATATCTCAATGGCCAAGCAGTAACAACTGATGAACTCAAAAAAGCGATTCGAACTGCAACATTAAGCTTAAAATTCATTCCTGTAATGACAGGCTCTGCTTATAAAAATAAAGGTGTTCAACTTTTACTTGATGCTATTACAGCTTTTTTACCTAACCCCACTGAAGTAGTTAATGAAGGTTTAGATCAAAATAACAAAGAAGAAAAAGTTGTAATTAAAAATGATCCTGATGGCCCCTTTATTGGTTTGGCATTCAAACTCGAAGACGGTCGTTATGGTCAATTAACATATATGCGTATTTATAGCGGAACCATTAATAAGGGTGATTTTATTTACAATCGCTTTAATCAAGATCGTAAAGTGAAAATTCCACGTCTTGTACGAATGCATTCTGATGAAATGAATGACATCGAATCTGCAAGTGCTGGTGATATCGTAGCTATGTTCGGTGTTGAGTGTGCGTCTGGTGACACGTTTTGTGATGAAGACACACACATTACAATGACTTCTATGTTTATTCCTAATGCCGTTATCTCGCTCGCTGTTTCACCTAAAGATAAAGCCGGGCAAACAAACTTCTCAAAAGCGCTTAATCGTTTTACAAAAGAAGATCCTACACTGCGCGTACATCGCGATGAAGAATCAGCTCAGACTATTATTTCTGGTATGGGTGAACTCCATCTTGAGATTTACATTGAGCGCATTAAGCGTGAGTACAATTGCGAAGTGGTTGCTGGTAAGCCACAAGTTGCTTTCAGAGAAACCATTACCGCGGTTGGTGAATTTGATTACACCCACAGAAAACAAACTGGGGGTTCTGGTCAATTTGCTAAAGTTTGCGGATTCATTGAACCACTCCCATCAGATGCGGTTGAAACTTATGAATTTGTCGATGAAATCGTAGGCGGAGCAATTCCTCGAGAATTTATCCCCGCTTGTGACAAAGGATTTAAAGAACAAATTAAAAAAGGTCCTTTGATTGGGTTTCCAGTTGTTGGTGTTCGAGTAACCATCAATGACGGTTCATACCATGATGTCGACTCATCAGAGATGGCATTTAAGATTGCCGCAATGGCTGCGTTTAGAGAAGCATTCCCTATTGCAAAGCCCATTGTTTTAGAACCAATCATGAAGCTTCAAGTTCAAGTGCCTGAAGAATTTCAAGGTGCTATCATGGGTCAAATCAACCAACGCCGCGGTATGATTATTGGTTCAGCTAACCTTGAAAACTACACGGTTATTGACTCTGAAGTTCCGTTGACAGAAATGTTTGGATATTCAACTGATCTTCGTTCTGCCACACAAGGTAAAGGTGAATTTACCATGGAATTTGCTCGATATGCCGCTGTTCCTCGCAACGTACAAGAAGAGATGGTTGCGACTTATGCGAAAAAACGTGCCGAGGCGAATAAGTAATAAAACCTTAATTTCAAAAGCATGAGGAGATTCAGATGTCAGTAAAACTAAAAGCCGGTGATTTAGCTCCGAGTTTTACACTTAAATCGCAAGATGGACGCACCTACTCACTGTCTGATTACAAGGGCCGCTGGGTAGTTCTCTATTTTTATCCAAAAGATGATACTCCCGGATGCACCAAACAAGCTTGTAGCTTTCGCGATAACTTTGAGAGCTATAAAAAAATGGGGATTCAAGTTTTTGGCATTAGCGTTGACGATGAAACATCACATGATGCTTTTGCCAAAAAATTTCATCTCCAGTTTCCACTTTTGGCTGACACTGAGAAAAAAACAAGCAAAGCTTATGGTGCTTTTTCAAATGAGAAGTACTCAGACCGTTTTACTTTTGTGATTAAGCCTGATCAAACTATTGGGCATATCTTTGAAAAAGTAAACGTAGAGGCTCACGCATCAGAAGTTATGGAAGCCATCGAAAAAGCTAAATAAAAAATCAATGTAGTTGTGATGATGAATTGGATTTGTTTTTTTGATTTGCATCACTTGCATGTGCCAAATTTAAAGTGACTTGTGATTTATCATGAATAGCTTGCTCAGCACTTACTTCTTTTTTAATAGGCAATGTGAAGTGAAATGTCGCGCCCTTACCTATAGTTGATTCTACCCAAATCTTACCTGCATGGCCTTCAACAATTTTCTTACAAATGGCTAATCCGATGCCGCTACCTGGATACTGAGTTCTTGTATGCAGACGTTTGAAAATCTCAAAAATACGATTTGAGTGTTGAGGCTCAATGCCCATTCCATTATCGCTTACTGAAAATGTCCAGAAATCCCCATCTTTGTTGGCAGAAATTTTAATAATAGGATTATCACTACTTCGAAATTTCAGAGCATTTGCCACTAGATTTTGAAACAACTGAAGATACTGAGTTGAATCACCACGAAGTATAGGCAAATCACCAAGTATGATTTTAGCCCCCGTTTCTTCAATGGTCACGGAGAGATTTCTTTTAACTTTCGAAAGTATCTCATTAAAGTCGACCGTATCAGGATCACTAGGTCTACTTGTCACACGTGAAAAGGTGAGCAAATCACTAACGAGCTGTTGCATGCGCTGGGCACCTTCAACCGCAAAACCAATAAAATCTTTTGCATCTTTATCTAGTTTGTCACCATAACGTCGCTCGAGTAATTGAACATAACTAGAAACCATACGCAAAGGCTCTTGAAGATCATGAGAGGCCACATAGGCAAACTGCTCAAGCTCACGATTACTTCTCTCTAATGTCGCGTGTGCTGTGACCACCTCTTGATAGAGCAGAGCATTTTCTACGGCACGTGAAGTTCTATAGGCAATATCTTGAGCTAATATTAAATCATCTTGTTCATAGGCACGATCACTTGAGAAAAAACTTAGAACACCCCATGGTATGCCTCGAACAAAAAGTGAGGCCCCAATATATGATTTAATTTGGAGTTTCTTGAGTAGATCTAGATGCTCCTGATTTTTTGCATTCGCTTCTAAAAGTTGAGTTGTAATTTCTGAAATAAATTGCGAGTTACCAGAGCGAATAACCTCAGCTGATCCAATAGGTGAAGTCATATCTACGGGGTATTTAGTAATAAATTCTTGGACCAAAGAAAGCTTGGAGGGATCTTTGTGAGCCACTGTCACAGGCTCAAGATTGCCATTTTTAAGTGTGAGAACAGAACAAAAATTACTCAGTTTATTAACGGAAAGTTCTGCTACTTTTTTAAGTGTTTCTACAGGGTCTAATGAATTCATTAGATGAGTACTGAGTTCATCTAGAAATTTTCTTTTCTCTTCTACTTGTTTTTGAACTTCGATTTCAGTAGCGGTACCAAACCAGCGAATTAAGTCACCCATTTCATCTTTTACAGCAATGGCTCGACCTAAAAACCAATAGTATTGATTTGTTTTTGATTTCAAACGAAATTCGATCTCAACATCTGATTTATTCTTAACCGCCTCAGTCATTTTTTCTATAAATTGCGGTCTATCAGTCGGGTGCACATTTTCAACCAAAAACTGAGCATTTGATTTTGCTACAGCTCCTGTGAATTGACCCCACTTCTCATTACAAAATTCAATTTCTCCAGATGGTTTTACAATCCATACGATGTGTGGAATTGAGTCAGCAACTTTTTTAAACCGCCTAAGCTCTTCAATTTCAAGTCGAGCTCGTTCATGAATTCTTAACTGTTCTGATTGTTCTAAGATCAATTTATTTTTGCGGTAAAGATCAATAAAGACTGCAACCTTTGAACGTAAGATATGCGGGTCAAAAGGCTTAAGAATATAATCTACACCGCCTGCCTCATAACCTTGATAAATATAATTGATATCTTTATTAATGGCGGTGACAAAAATAATTGGAATGTCTTTAGACTTCTCTCTTTTCTTAATAAGAGATGCTACTTCAAAACCATCCATGCCTGGCATTTGAACATCGAGTAAAATAACCGCACATTCATTAGCTAAAAGATAAGACAGTGCTGCACGACCTGATTGCACTTTAATTAAATTATACTCTGGATCTTTTAAGACGGCCTCTAATGCTAAAAGACCATCCTCTCGGTCGTCGACCAAGAGGATGTTTATTTTCTCAAGTTTTTGTTTAGCAATCAGCTCACTCATGTGAGTGAAGCCGTTTCAGACTTCATGATCCACATGTGAATCATAGCCAAAAGTTTTTCAGGATCAACAGGTTTTGTAATATAATCTGAAGCTCCCGCCTCAATACATTTTTCTCTGTCGCCCTTCATGGCTTTAGCCGTTAGTGCTAAAATAGGTAATTCTTTAAATTGCTCAATATTTCGAATGGCTGCAGTTGCTTGGAGTCCGTCCATTTCAGGCATCATCATATCCATTAATATGAGTTCTACACTTGGGTCTTTTTTAAGTAGGTCTATTCCTTTTTTACCATTTTCAGCAAAGCTCACAATAACACCTTGAGATTCAAGGATAGTAGTTATGGCAAAAATATTTCTCACGTCGTCATCCATGATAAGAATTTTCCTACCGGTGAAATCTGCATTCTTAGGAAGTAGAGGAATAACCACTTCTAGCTCTCTGGTATCAAGAGGTGCTGTCATATCACCGCCAGTGTAATTTTGAGGTAAGTACAATGTGAATGTACTTCCTTTGCCAGGGATACTTTCAACATGAATCACACCGCCAAGAAGCCTTGCAATCTCACGACTGATAGTAAGACCCAGACCTGTTCCGCCGTATTTACGACTCGTGGTTCCGTCAGCTTGTTGAAATGCTTCAAAGATAAGTTTTTGTTTCTCCATGGGGATACCAATACCTGTATCGGTAACAGAGAAGGCTATTACACGACCTGCGCGGGAGAGTGAATCAATACCTAATTGTAGGCTTTTTTCTGCAATACCAATCTTTAAGTCTACACTTCCATGCTCAGTAAACTTATAGGCATTTGAGAGCAGGTTCTTAAGAATTTGATGCAGACGATTGACGTCTGTAAACATTTTCTTAGGAACAGAATCACCAATATGAAAGTTAAACTGTAATCCTTTGTGCTCAGCAACGGGCCTAAAAGTTTGCTCAAGATGTTCTTGAATATCACCCATGAACACATCGCGAGGATCAATTGGCATTTTGCCAGCTTCAACTTTGGAGAGATCTAAAATTTCATTAATAAGAGCTAAGAGATCGCGTCCTGCTGAATATACAGTACTTGCATATTTAACTTGGTCAGCTGTTAGGTTCTTATCTTTATTTTCGGCTAGCATTTTAGAGAGAATCAACAAGCTATTAAGTGGTGTTCTGAGTTCATGAGACATATTGGCCAAGAATTCAGACTTATACTTAGAAATGAGTGACAACTGCTCTGCTTTTTCTTCAAGGGAGCGTGATGCCAACTCGACCTCTTGATTTTTAAGCTCAAGAAGTTTTGCTTTTTCTTCTAACTCTTCAGCTTGTGCTTCAAGCTCAGCATTTGATTTTTTGAGCTCTTGGAGTAGTTCTTCAGTTCTCATACTTGATGCGATCATGTTTAAGATAACACCGATGCTATCCATGAGCTGATCAAGGAAGTTTAGATAGTTAGGGGTAAATGCTTCAAGTGAAGCTAGCTCAATAACAGCTTTAAGTTCACCTTCAAAGAGTACGGGTAAAACTATGATATTATGAGGTTTTGCCTCGCCCAAACTTGAAGACACCTGAACATAATCACTGGGCACTTGGGAGAGTAAAATCTTTTTCTTCTCAAACGCACACTGACCAACTAAACCCTCTTTTAGTCTATATTTACCGCCAACATTCTTACGCTCTGAATAGGCATAACTAGCACTTAATACTAATGAGGTTTCGCCATCTTCCTCACTTTCATTCATAAAGAATGTTCCGTGTTGAGCCTTAATGAGCGGTGTTAATTCAGACATAATAAGTTGAGCAACTGAGGTGATACTTCTTTGACCTTGCATCATACCTGAGAACATAGCGAGATTAGTTTTTAGCCAATCTTGCTCTTGGTTTTTCTGAGTCGTCTCTTTAAGATTACCGATCATCTGGTTAATATTATTCTTAAGAGCCGCAACCTCACCTTCAGCTTCAACTGTAATTGATCGGGTTAAATCCCCTTTTGTAACGGCAGTAGAAACCTCAGCGATAGCTCGAACCTGGGTAGTAAGATTTCCTGCCAGCTGGTTAACGTTATCAGTTAAGTCTTTCCATGTTCCAGAAGCACCAGGAACCTTAGCTTGTCCGCCCAAGATACCCTCAACACCAACCTCACGGGCAACACCCGTAACTTGAGCTGCGAATGTTCTTAG
It encodes:
- a CDS encoding POT family MFS transporter gives rise to the protein MGTVATQDKLPPQIKYIIGNEAAERFSFYGMRSILTVFMINQLMFVAADAKATYHLFVSACYLTPLLGAYISDRFWGKYKTIMYISLLYCVGHGVLAMWETKQGLYAGLALIALGAGGIKPCVSAHVGDQFNEKNKHLVKGVFDIFYFSINFGSFFSTLMIPWVLPRYGSGWAFGIPGILMAIATFVFWLGRKQYVIVPPTGKTGDVGLMPIVFYAMKNQAKRKTGESYLDVAKNKYTEEQVAGAKAAINIFKVFASCTAFWALFDQHGSSWVLQAQQMDLNVLGIQFEASQISALNPIMVMLLIPFFAYVVNPLIEKVFKIKMTPLRRMSLGMILAAFSFVFVGILQIPLDQGQKISVAWQFIPYLIITMSEVLISITGLEFAYSQAPRSMKSTIMSFWFLTIFAGNLITAYVSKINVFEGATFFFFFAALMGVLSLVFVFMASRYKVRDYYEKAT
- the fusA gene encoding elongation factor G, whose translation is MADKISLEHVRNIGISAHIDSGKTTLSERILYYTGKIHKIEEVRGKSGVGAKMDSMDLEREKGITIQSAATYCEWKNTIINLIDTPGHVDFTIEVERALRVLDGAILVLCSVSGVQSQSITVDRQMKRYKVPRIAFVNKMDRAGANPFRVTQQLREKLGHNAHMITLPIGAEDQFAGIIDLVDMKANYYDGDNGENIRIESIPADYLEQAMKMRDELVAEMGNFDDLVADKYLNGQAVTTDELKKAIRTATLSLKFIPVMTGSAYKNKGVQLLLDAITAFLPNPTEVVNEGLDQNNKEEKVVIKNDPDGPFIGLAFKLEDGRYGQLTYMRIYSGTINKGDFIYNRFNQDRKVKIPRLVRMHSDEMNDIESASAGDIVAMFGVECASGDTFCDEDTHITMTSMFIPNAVISLAVSPKDKAGQTNFSKALNRFTKEDPTLRVHRDEESAQTIISGMGELHLEIYIERIKREYNCEVVAGKPQVAFRETITAVGEFDYTHRKQTGGSGQFAKVCGFIEPLPSDAVETYEFVDEIVGGAIPREFIPACDKGFKEQIKKGPLIGFPVVGVRVTINDGSYHDVDSSEMAFKIAAMAAFREAFPIAKPIVLEPIMKLQVQVPEEFQGAIMGQINQRRGMIIGSANLENYTVIDSEVPLTEMFGYSTDLRSATQGKGEFTMEFARYAAVPRNVQEEMVATYAKKRAEANK
- a CDS encoding peroxiredoxin; this encodes MSVKLKAGDLAPSFTLKSQDGRTYSLSDYKGRWVVLYFYPKDDTPGCTKQACSFRDNFESYKKMGIQVFGISVDDETSHDAFAKKFHLQFPLLADTEKKTSKAYGAFSNEKYSDRFTFVIKPDQTIGHIFEKVNVEAHASEVMEAIEKAK
- a CDS encoding ATP-binding protein, encoding MSELIAKQKLEKINILLVDDREDGLLALEAVLKDPEYNLIKVQSGRAALSYLLANECAVILLDVQMPGMDGFEVASLIKKREKSKDIPIIFVTAINKDINYIYQGYEAGGVDYILKPFDPHILRSKVAVFIDLYRKNKLILEQSEQLRIHERARLEIEELRRFKKVADSIPHIVWIVKPSGEIEFCNEKWGQFTGAVAKSNAQFLVENVHPTDRPQFIEKMTEAVKNKSDVEIEFRLKSKTNQYYWFLGRAIAVKDEMGDLIRWFGTATEIEVQKQVEEKRKFLDELSTHLMNSLDPVETLKKVAELSVNKLSNFCSVLTLKNGNLEPVTVAHKDPSKLSLVQEFITKYPVDMTSPIGSAEVIRSGNSQFISEITTQLLEANAKNQEHLDLLKKLQIKSYIGASLFVRGIPWGVLSFFSSDRAYEQDDLILAQDIAYRTSRAVENALLYQEVVTAHATLERSNRELEQFAYVASHDLQEPLRMVSSYVQLLERRYGDKLDKDAKDFIGFAVEGAQRMQQLVSDLLTFSRVTSRPSDPDTVDFNEILSKVKRNLSVTIEETGAKIILGDLPILRGDSTQYLQLFQNLVANALKFRSSDNPIIKISANKDGDFWTFSVSDNGMGIEPQHSNRIFEIFKRLHTRTQYPGSGIGLAICKKIVEGHAGKIWVESTIGKGATFHFTLPIKKEVSAEQAIHDKSQVTLNLAHASDANQKNKSNSSSQLH
- a CDS encoding HAMP domain-containing protein; its protein translation is RNIAKVTTAVAKGDLSQKITVDAKGEISELKNTINTMVDQLNSFAAEVTRVAKEVGTEGKLGGQADVKGVSGTWKDLTDNVNFMALNLTKQVRGIIKVVTAVANGDLNQKFVLEAKGEVAALAETINSMTDTLRTFADQVTTVAREVGVEGKLGGQARVPGASGTWKDLTDNVNFMASNLTKQVRGIIKVITAVADGDLSQKFVLEAKGEVAALAETINSMTDTLRTFAAQVTGVAREVGVEGILGGQAKVPGASGTWKDLTDNVNQLAGNLTTQVRAIAEVSTAVTKGDLTRSITVEAEGEVAALKNNINQMIGNLKETTQKNQEQDWLKTNLAMFSGMMQGQRSITSVAQLIMSELTPLIKAQHGTFFMNESEEDGETSLVLSASYAYSERKNVGGKYRLKEGLVGQCAFEKKKILLSQVPSDYVQVSSSLGEAKPHNIIVLPVLFEGELKAVIELASLEAFTPNYLNFLDQLMDSIGVILNMIASSMRTEELLQELKKSNAELEAQAEELEEKAKLLELKNQEVELASRSLEEKAEQLSLISKYKSEFLANMSHELRTPLNSLLILSKMLAENKDKNLTADQVKYASTVYSAGRDLLALINEILDLSKVEAGKMPIDPRDVFMGDIQEHLEQTFRPVAEHKGLQFNFHIGDSVPKKMFTDVNRLHQILKNLLSNAYKFTEHGSVDLKIGIAEKSLQLGIDSLSRAGRVIAFSVTDTGIGIPMEKQKLIFEAFQQADGTTSRKYGGTGLGLTISREIARLLGGVIHVESIPGKGSTFTLYLPQNYTGGDMTAPLDTRELEVVIPLLPKNADFTGRKILIMDDDVRNIFAITTILESQGVIVSFAENGKKGIDLLKKDPSVELILMDMMMPEMDGLQATAAIRNIEQFKELPILALTAKAMKGDREKCIEAGASDYITKPVDPEKLLAMIHMWIMKSETASLT